aaattaatttcttccagaaaaaatatatattgaattgtttttaattccgcgaattataattgatttaattccCTCTAATACCTTCAGAGTAAATCTTTTATGACTTTGTTTCAAATTCCAAAATatagtatatatttcaaaagaatataatttccACTGGTACCTTCCGAAAATGtcggtttgaaaatattttttaatttttttcctggaaTATAAGTTTAGAGGTTTAAATTATCGTGAATCttataaataagatttttgagatctttaaataaatatatactttctgaatgtataaactataaataaagtGAAGTAGGTgattagaattattaattttagggattttaatagtaattacataaatctgtaactgaaaaaagattataaaaattgttactgtaaaatgtatacattttttaaaatagtaagtaaataattaattaattaaaaatatatacaaccaaagtaataataataataacaaatgaaTAATTAGGTGAAAGTTAAGATTAAGAGGGGAAAGGAGAGAATTAccattttactattaaaaattgtttttaactataaCAAGTTTATTTTGCAGATCCGGAGAACAGAGAATACGTTTTACGAAATCAAGGAATCCCATTAGTCTCTTCCCTTCTTTCTTCTCCTGACGAAGAAACAGTTTTATCAGCAATCACAACTCTTATGTTCCTGATAACTCCGCCAACAAAACCGGAAATAGCTTCGCCCCAAATAATCAATTGTATGATCAGTTTCTCAAGGATTGGAAACTCTCGAATTCGCAACCTCGCTTCAATTTTTCTAACCGATCATTGCAATACCGAAGAAGTTGAAAAAGTCCGAAAGACTTCTGAGGAAAGTCTGAAATCCATTCCTCTTCCTCATGAATAAAAATTCCTCCAGCAAGAAGAAAGAAATCATTTCCAGCATGAAGGCGAAAACACTTCGCACTCTTTTCAAAtcggtaaaaaaatattgcacaatTCCTCCAGACGTTGAAACAAGCCAGAAGAGtattgtttcaaatattaaacCTGGAAGTCGAGTTTCGATACTCCGAGTAATCACAAAAGAAGATGTCCATGCTTTTGCTCAATTGACTAATGATTACAATCCGATTCATGTGAATTCGGAAAGAAACATTGCTCACGGTGCTTTCCTCAATGGATTATTATCCGGAATTCTTGGAACAAAATTACCAGGACCTGGAACACTTGTTGTTGACCAAGTTTTGAGGTTCCCAAAACCTTGTTTTGTCGGCGACACTGTCGAACTTTCGGTGGAAATAGTGTCagtgagaaaaataattaaatgcaaatACAAGTGTGTGGCAAATTCACACAGAGTGGTTTTGGAAGGGGaagcaaaattaattaagaacGAGGGTATAACCCAAAAGATTGTGACGTCAAACTAAAATTGTCAATAACTTTATACCCAAAAATTGCCAAAGACTAAATTCTAAAAAGGCCAATAACTTGAGAGACTAAAATGTAAAAGAAAGTATTTATTATATAAGATTTTGGgaatcaatatttaatatttcgatagaaagtgataaatttttcgGATGTTTATACTTAATGTacgactaaatatttaaaagtaggTCATAAGCGAATTAAATAGAGGGAATGTCCAGAATTCTGCACTCTTAGCAGTTTGCCGTAATCAATTCTAAAATTGCGCCATCACTAACTTGCCAGTGGATCGCAAAAAAGTAGACGTTTCGCATTTACATCAAGATTTGGCGAGAGTCAAGTAAGTCTTAattaaatcacttttaaaaactcgaaataataataataatctttgaaTTAATTCCCATTTTTCCACATACAAGTTAATGTGTTTCATATGAATGATTGTTAGTATCAttgatttttaagttattaacttTGCTCTGTAAATTCAAATTGGTGAATATCAAAAAGctaaagaaaaaactgaaaattgcctattgtttaacaatatttaattgcaaattgaaaccGATCGGTAACATCAAAGCTTCAAACAATTCCAATAATATTTGCCCGACTtaagataatttatttctttaaaagtaattgaatttagggctcgattttttcagattttcatgattattattacaaatacccatctgataaaaaaaaagttcagtcTCGTCATTATCTACAAGCCTatattcaaaaaagatcaattttttaatttccatcccCCGAGAGGTAAGGACAATAATTTTACACGATTTCGAGCGCTGGGCGAATCTCTTGATCCTGAccctcaatttataatttttgattaaaaaaaaatctgttctaACTACTTAGAATGCCACTCGATACTACACAATATAATAGATacctattattaatttttatcatctttaaaactgttatgattttaatttaaaattacagttttcaatgtgcaattctaaaatagttaaattttttatatacagtttttaatgctttttttttcgaattattcaattttacggGCATTATATTTTACCTCTTTCAGTTTTGGCGGCTTCCAATTTCAAATTGCACAGTGTTGTAAGCTTCtgctttaaattttagaattttgaatgcttaattttgaaatagtggtgaaaaaggtcaaaaataaatttgactttcttTGAATGTAGAGTTCCTTTTATTGCcaagaaagttttgttttttcctTTTGATAACTTCGAGGTAAAAAATGGACATATGAACTATGCCTTTCATATGAAGTTTGGTTAGTTagcaacaaaaaagtataatttatttttgattttcctttttgaaggtcaaatgttttttttctaacaatGCTTATGATTAACGGAAAGGTTACAAAAAACGCTATCGAAACTTTAGTGATAAACGATAGATTTTTTGTTAGTATTGACAGTGTTAGAAATCTCCAAAATGGATAGTAGTTGAGACATAATGCCCTATACgttaaaagtctaattttttattttacgttattaaaagaatctaattttaatttcaagtacattaaatttagaaaaatgttaatgcTTCAAATATATTGATTTTCTAGTTGAGTTGAAACTTAAGTTGAAGCATTTTTCAggtttgaaatttctaattttttaattttaatttactgcTAATAAGAAAAGGCCCTTGCCTCTTTTGATTGTAAGACGCTCAAAAATGCTCTGAATTGTTCAATAAAAAGCATGTACATTTTTCGGATTTTTCCTAACATCTATCGCTTAAAGAAGGGCCGAAAACCACTGTTTTTGTGGGAGGTTTCGCCTTATAACTATTGaccaaaatttttcaagataaaagtgATTATATCGTTGAATCCGGAAGATTGTAAGCTTTCAGatgctttatatatatatatattttgtatatttttttatatttgtatattctgtatttttaaaattaattaattctataagTTACGTTCAATGTAGAATTATTTAAAGTCAAATTAAGACCcacattatgtaaaaaaatgtttaatagaaaCTATATAAGTAGtaatacattatattaaaaattgtttgtttcagTACACATTTAAAGATGCGCGCCATTatatcaatagtatttttgtgcattatttttacaaatgcaCTAGAAAATAAGCAAATGagagaaaaaaatcttacaaaagaaacaaaaaagtcACATCTACCAATTGGTTGTTACTGTGGAGTTTTTATGAGTGGTCAGTTTAAAAAGGGAAGCAAGGAACAGCCAAACGGAAATCCGGCCCTCCTTCAGGAGCATTCAGAAACTTTCCCTTGTAATCCTGTTGGGAACAAAATTTGTATCAACAGATGTCTAGAAATTGTAAGTACatcaatttgtaatttatattaatatatgttacttcttaatatttttttgaatattctaattGACGAATTCGAAGTTTCCAAATTCCAATGGATTAAAACTAAGTTATcttcaaatatgtattttgacAATTGTgatagtttattaaatttgtaattaaaatgtatatttctccTAACACTTCCTTTTTGCATCATTGATTGTTTGATTTGCaaagtaaaataataacaaactgtttaagaaaataattcctgattttattaaaaatgagatgaattttaaatacttttaatccacaacaattttttattcaaagctaGTAATTTTAATGGATTCAAATTTCGAGTTATAGTTTATAAGCATTCTGAATTCTAtccatacaaaattgaattagatacttttaaattttctatttttgaaatgaataatttaagtAGCTTACGTTTCAAAGgtttataaattctaaatttccTTTGAATTATGAGGCTTTCAACAATGGATATCttagaaatatatttactttcataattttacaattctaaatcGCATTTTTAAGTTTCGATGACTTTGAATCtgagatttaaattttgatgattttaaaatagaaagaccTTAAAATGGGGTAGTTGCATGAATTTTAGATCATATATTTTCTAAACACAGCATGCATTTCTAttacttcataaaaatattctaataatacGATTAATATTACTAAAATTCCATTTCTGAGAATAATTCCTTAAAAAACAAAGTATCAAAAATCCTATTCAAACAACTCTGGGActtcgaattcagaaaaaaattgttccagTTTATCATGGTTTTAGTGTCTTTTAATTTcatagagaggggggggggggggggggggggggtacttaaAAATATGCAACCTC
This DNA window, taken from Belonocnema kinseyi isolate 2016_QV_RU_SX_M_011 chromosome 9, B_treatae_v1, whole genome shotgun sequence, encodes the following:
- the LOC117180079 gene encoding uncharacterized protein LOC117180079 — protein: MFSRKEQLIQRTGKSGVGRRSFLNLLVTEFHGTKSRDGKEQVLANLANFAYDPVNYDYLRELKVIKLFLETLSENNKILVRFAVGGICNLCSDPENREYVLRNQGIPLVSSLLSSPDEETVLSAITTLMFLITPPTKPEIASPQIINCMINVETSQKSIVSNIKPGSRVSILRVITKEDVHAFAQLTNDYNPIHVNSERNIAHGAFLNGLLSGILGTKLPGPGTLVVDQVLRFPKPCFVGDTVELSVEIVSMRAIISIVFLCIIFTNALENKQMREKNLTKETKKSHLPIGCYCGVFMSGQFKKGSKEQPNGNPALLQEHSETFPCNPVGNKICINRCLEIFVKHLPNSQAILCGSMGRDCVKERAYLFVKNCKDVWINSNLSPSREYCCKDGNPYKCPP